In the genome of Gemmatimonadota bacterium, one region contains:
- a CDS encoding DNA internalization-related competence protein ComEC/Rec2, which produces MQRPALFIAVCFVIGILLGHRVEVSPVLFALVATAAIAMGYALYRTRGTDALALRVCMALGLVFAGAFWYAVQVRVVPANDIRRFCDQRQRHVLTGTIVRSPDARARFTLVTVDVDSISLGVAGWASRESPGMATATDQAVPVTGRLQVRLNSDIDPGRYGDRVLVSGRLRSPQPARNPGGFDANTYYGSRGVYALMSVRDARSYRVTRRNTSFTWRTGVIDPLRNSIDRSIDRTMRGDSAALLKGILLGARRQLPEDLLDTFRTIGLAHILAVSGLHVGLITLVIHTLLSVLRLPRNIVVAGTLGVLVLYAFITNLTPSVIRATIMAALFLAGRQLDRQTDTVNILAVAAIVILLIWPSALFDLSFQLSFLATYAIITGYPRMKELLPERISRSEKWWARWLRDGLLVSVAAQFGALPVVAGTFYQVSWMSAVANLFIGPLVFLNTTFGVLTAMTGPLAIEIARLFSAANALVLFAMIHLSKALSGVPSALVEVPAPSTLFFASFYGAGLLLLWKPDGNRGRRTRQGLLALSFLLFCYNLLPDRSLRITVLDVGQGDAIFITCPNGRTLLVDGGVRTPFYDAGARVILPFMRAKGYRRVDTIIVTHPDLDHYGGLRAVVESVEVGEVISSGVGSESGSYRAWREAIDRHGIPYRAVAKGDTLAALGDVRGLFLHPDSLFLSGPARTNTNEASVVLRLSFGAFSMLLTGDIEDKGEAATVRLPSSLKSTVLKSPHHGSSSSSGTVFLYAVDPEAVAVSAGMYNNYGHPSPEVIERYRRRGAEVFRTDQGGAVMIRSNGRSWDMAYFAPPRPLGPTPGQVVDGFLLTGKSPRSIFR; this is translated from the coding sequence ATGCAACGCCCGGCCCTGTTCATCGCGGTGTGTTTTGTAATCGGGATTCTGCTGGGACACCGCGTCGAGGTATCACCCGTCCTTTTCGCGCTGGTTGCAACAGCGGCGATCGCGATGGGTTACGCGCTTTACCGGACTCGAGGAACCGACGCTTTGGCCCTCCGTGTCTGTATGGCCCTGGGCCTAGTGTTCGCGGGCGCCTTCTGGTACGCGGTGCAGGTGCGGGTCGTGCCGGCGAACGACATCCGGCGATTCTGCGACCAGCGGCAACGGCATGTGCTGACCGGGACGATCGTCCGATCGCCCGATGCGAGAGCACGTTTCACCCTGGTTACGGTGGACGTGGACTCCATTTCGTTGGGCGTTGCCGGCTGGGCTTCAAGAGAGTCGCCTGGCATGGCGACCGCCACCGATCAAGCGGTACCCGTGACTGGCCGCCTGCAGGTCCGCCTGAACAGCGACATCGATCCCGGCCGGTACGGCGACCGCGTCCTCGTATCGGGACGCCTGCGCAGCCCTCAACCCGCTCGCAACCCCGGCGGATTCGATGCGAACACCTACTACGGAAGCAGGGGGGTTTACGCGCTGATGAGCGTGCGCGATGCGCGCAGTTATCGCGTGACGCGGCGTAACACGTCTTTCACCTGGCGGACCGGGGTCATCGACCCGCTGCGCAACAGCATCGACCGGTCCATCGACCGGACCATGCGGGGCGATTCCGCCGCCCTGTTGAAAGGCATCCTGCTGGGCGCGCGGCGGCAGTTGCCCGAGGACCTGCTCGACACCTTCAGGACGATCGGCCTGGCCCATATCCTGGCCGTGTCCGGACTGCACGTCGGCCTGATCACCCTGGTGATCCATACGCTGCTGTCCGTCCTGAGACTGCCGCGGAACATCGTAGTCGCCGGTACGTTGGGTGTCCTGGTGCTTTATGCCTTCATCACCAACCTGACGCCGTCGGTCATCCGGGCCACGATCATGGCGGCGCTCTTCTTGGCGGGCCGCCAGCTGGACCGTCAGACCGACACCGTCAACATCCTGGCCGTGGCGGCCATTGTCATTCTCCTGATCTGGCCATCGGCCCTGTTCGACCTGAGCTTCCAGCTTTCCTTCCTGGCGACCTATGCCATCATCACGGGTTATCCCAGGATGAAGGAACTGCTCCCCGAGCGGATCTCCCGGTCGGAGAAATGGTGGGCCCGCTGGCTGCGGGACGGGTTGCTGGTCTCGGTCGCGGCGCAATTTGGCGCGCTGCCCGTGGTGGCGGGTACGTTCTACCAGGTCTCCTGGATGTCGGCGGTGGCGAATCTATTCATCGGGCCGCTGGTGTTCCTGAATACGACCTTCGGCGTGCTCACCGCCATGACCGGCCCCCTGGCCATCGAAATCGCCCGCCTCTTCAGCGCGGCCAACGCGCTGGTCCTGTTCGCCATGATCCATCTCTCAAAGGCCCTCTCCGGCGTGCCGTCCGCGCTGGTTGAAGTGCCGGCGCCTTCCACGCTCTTCTTTGCGTCCTTCTACGGCGCGGGACTGTTGCTACTCTGGAAACCGGATGGGAACCGGGGGCGGCGGACGCGGCAGGGCCTGCTGGCGCTTTCCTTCCTCCTCTTTTGTTACAACCTGCTGCCCGACCGGTCGCTGAGGATCACCGTCCTCGACGTCGGACAGGGGGACGCCATCTTCATTACCTGTCCCAACGGGCGCACCCTCCTGGTCGACGGTGGCGTCCGTACGCCATTTTACGACGCGGGCGCCCGCGTCATCCTGCCCTTCATGCGTGCGAAGGGATACCGCCGAGTGGACACGATCATCGTCACCCATCCCGACCTGGACCACTACGGCGGACTCCGAGCCGTGGTGGAGTCCGTAGAAGTGGGCGAGGTCATTTCGAGCGGGGTCGGTTCGGAATCCGGTTCCTACCGGGCCTGGCGCGAGGCCATCGATCGGCACGGCATCCCGTACCGCGCGGTCGCGAAGGGAGACACCCTGGCGGCGCTGGGCGACGTGCGCGGCCTTTTTCTCCATCCGGATTCCCTGTTCTTGTCCGGCCCGGCGAGAACCAACACCAACGAGGCGTCCGTAGTCCTGCGCCTGTCCTTTGGCGCGTTCAGCATGCTGCTGACCGGCGACATCGAGGATAAAGGCGAGGCCGCGACCGTCCGCTTGCCGTCCTCCCTGAAAAGCACGGTGCTCAAATCACCCCATCACGGGAGCAGCTCGTCAAGCGGAACGGTCTTCCTGTACGCCGTCGACCCGGAGGCGGTGGCCGTTTCCGCCGGCATGTACAACAACTACGGCCATCCTTCGCCCGAGGTCATCGAGCGGTACAGGCGGCGGGGAGCGGAGGTGTTTCGAACGGACCAGGGCGGCGCGGTCATGATCCGTAGCAACGGCCGGTCCTGGGACATGGCGTACTTTGCGCCGCCACGACCCCTCGGTCCCACGCCCGGGCAGGTGGTGGATGGGTTTCTCTTGACAGGAAAATCCCCTCGGTCTATATTCCGGTAG
- a CDS encoding FtsX-like permease family protein — MTDDRPYKGYDKYVMFRNYLNVILRNLLRYRGYSAINVLGLAIGLASCILILLYVQDELSYDQHHERKDRIYRIVVTTTAEGRTDEWARTPSAWAPVLKEEYPEIEQFTRWKPPNTSWLIGYNEKRYEEKFFIFADSSVFDIFTIPLVQGNPRTALAEPHTVVVSETMAELIFGNENPVGKVVSVDDTYMFTVTGIMRDMPTSSHFHADFLASFSTLAASGIYNEPTTIQNMDRTLYTYLLIKEGYAPEDLEVKLRQFPERYLGERLETLGMEFKPYLQPLTDIHLHSNLKLELKANSDIRYVYIFTSLAVFILLIACVNFMNLSTARSARRAREVGIRKVLGARRVQLTGQFIGESVLFSFIALAVALVLVHLILPEFSRFSGKELEMDYESTWLMPVLLAITLCTGIVAGGYPAFVLSSFRPVAVLSGVLKAGVSQSFLRKALITFQFVASIIMIVGTVVILAQLEYMRNKKLGFDKEHVVVVRLPDNEAVQGYPAFKDKVLQYPEIVNLSTTTSVPGRLTATSFIQPEGYIVEDTPLISTIWTGFDFVETMGIKIVSGRSFSRSVASDDYSVLVNETAVSTFGWEDPIGKVFTYTHTPDYPPMHVVGVMADFHYHSLHQRIEPLLILFWEGGNTMVVRLSSQSLARGLEILQDQWRESYPNHPVMESYFLDQDLDQKYAAEQRLGSVFIAGTVLSILIACLGLLGLASYMAEQRTREIGVRKVLGATISNVILLLPKDFTRLILIAFVVGVPISYYIMQEWLEDFPYRIEMGLWVFILTGLAAMLITWLTVGYHALKAATANPADALRSE, encoded by the coding sequence TTGACCGACGATCGTCCATACAAAGGCTATGATAAATACGTCATGTTCAGAAACTACCTCAACGTCATTCTGAGGAACTTGCTCAGGTACAGGGGCTATTCGGCGATCAACGTCCTGGGCCTGGCCATTGGCCTTGCTTCCTGCATTCTGATCCTGCTCTACGTGCAGGACGAACTCAGCTACGACCAGCACCATGAGCGCAAAGACCGGATTTACCGGATAGTGGTAACTACGACAGCGGAAGGAAGAACGGACGAATGGGCGCGAACGCCCTCAGCGTGGGCTCCGGTACTGAAGGAAGAGTATCCTGAAATCGAGCAGTTCACCCGGTGGAAGCCGCCGAACACCAGTTGGCTCATTGGTTACAACGAAAAACGTTATGAAGAGAAGTTTTTCATTTTTGCGGATTCATCCGTATTTGACATTTTCACCATCCCTCTGGTTCAGGGCAATCCCAGAACGGCACTGGCGGAACCCCATACCGTGGTCGTATCGGAAACCATGGCAGAGTTGATTTTCGGGAATGAAAACCCGGTAGGGAAAGTGGTTTCCGTCGACGACACCTATATGTTCACCGTTACGGGTATCATGCGGGACATGCCAACAAGCTCTCATTTTCACGCTGACTTTCTTGCTTCGTTCTCTACGCTCGCGGCAAGCGGGATATACAACGAGCCGACCACGATTCAGAACATGGACCGTACTCTGTATACCTATCTCCTGATTAAAGAGGGTTACGCGCCGGAAGACCTGGAAGTCAAACTTCGCCAGTTTCCGGAAAGGTACCTCGGTGAACGACTGGAGACGCTGGGCATGGAATTCAAACCCTATCTGCAGCCGCTCACCGATATCCACCTGCACTCCAATCTCAAACTGGAGCTTAAGGCGAACAGCGACATCCGATATGTCTACATCTTTACCTCGTTGGCTGTATTCATATTACTGATCGCCTGCGTGAACTTCATGAACCTTTCCACAGCCCGTTCCGCACGAAGGGCGCGGGAGGTCGGCATTCGGAAAGTGCTGGGTGCCCGGCGGGTCCAGTTGACCGGGCAATTCATCGGTGAGTCGGTACTCTTCTCCTTCATCGCACTGGCCGTCGCCCTAGTACTGGTACACCTGATCCTTCCCGAATTCAGCCGGTTCTCCGGAAAAGAACTGGAAATGGATTACGAATCCACGTGGTTGATGCCGGTCCTGCTGGCCATCACACTTTGTACCGGGATTGTCGCCGGCGGATATCCCGCCTTCGTGCTTTCCTCCTTCAGACCGGTTGCCGTACTGAGCGGAGTGTTGAAGGCGGGAGTTTCCCAATCGTTTTTGAGAAAAGCGCTGATCACCTTCCAGTTCGTCGCCTCGATCATCATGATTGTCGGAACCGTTGTAATACTGGCGCAACTGGAGTACATGAGAAATAAGAAACTGGGATTCGACAAAGAGCACGTGGTGGTTGTCCGACTGCCCGACAATGAGGCCGTTCAGGGCTATCCGGCCTTTAAGGACAAGGTTTTGCAGTATCCTGAAATCGTTAACTTGAGTACGACAACCAGCGTTCCCGGCAGGCTGACTGCGACCAGTTTCATTCAGCCGGAAGGATACATCGTGGAGGATACCCCGCTCATCTCCACCATTTGGACCGGTTTCGACTTCGTAGAAACAATGGGAATCAAGATCGTCTCGGGCCGATCGTTTTCCCGCTCCGTCGCCTCGGACGACTACTCCGTTCTTGTCAATGAAACGGCAGTCAGTACCTTTGGATGGGAAGATCCGATCGGAAAGGTGTTTACGTATACCCACACGCCCGATTATCCCCCCATGCACGTTGTCGGCGTCATGGCGGATTTTCACTATCATTCGCTTCACCAACGCATTGAACCCCTGTTGATTTTGTTTTGGGAAGGCGGCAATACGATGGTCGTCAGGCTGAGCAGCCAGAGCCTGGCCCGGGGACTAGAAATACTGCAGGATCAGTGGCGCGAATCCTATCCGAACCATCCCGTCATGGAATCCTACTTCCTCGACCAGGATCTCGATCAAAAGTACGCCGCTGAGCAAAGGCTGGGTTCCGTCTTCATCGCCGGCACGGTCCTGTCCATTCTAATCGCCTGCCTGGGCCTGCTGGGATTGGCGTCCTACATGGCCGAACAACGGACTAGGGAGATCGGCGTTCGCAAGGTCCTCGGCGCGACGATTTCGAACGTAATTCTGCTGTTGCCGAAGGACTTTACCAGGCTGATCCTGATCGCGTTCGTTGTTGGCGTTCCCATCAGTTACTACATCATGCAGGAGTGGCTGGAGGATTTTCCTTATCGCATCGAAATGGGTTTGTGGGTATTCATCCTCACTGGACTTGCCGCGATGCTGATCACCTGGCTGACGGTTGGATACCATGCGCTGAAGGCCGCCACGGCGAATCCCGCCGATGCGTTGCGTTCCGAGTAG
- a CDS encoding ABC transporter ATP-binding protein: MGDGRIPALRGVSATISRGEYVAVMGRSGSGKSTLMNILGCLDTPTAGRYALDGRSVGDLTDDEQAFIRNRMIGFVFQAFNLLPRMDALHNVELPLLYRGMDSRERRWRSMEAMEAVGVSDRARHKPNEMSGGQRQRVAIARALVGEPSIILADEPTGNLDSGTGEEIMAIFDRLNEEGHTIVLVTHEAHVAGHCRRIIRLRDGVIEEDRLVA, translated from the coding sequence ATGGGAGACGGCCGCATTCCCGCGCTCCGGGGCGTATCCGCCACCATCAGCCGGGGCGAATACGTGGCCGTGATGGGCCGGTCGGGATCCGGCAAATCCACCCTGATGAACATCCTGGGCTGCCTGGACACGCCCACGGCGGGCAGGTACGCCCTCGACGGCCGGTCCGTCGGAGATCTCACGGACGACGAACAGGCCTTCATCCGAAACCGGATGATCGGGTTCGTTTTCCAGGCCTTCAACCTGCTTCCGAGAATGGACGCGCTGCACAACGTGGAACTGCCGCTCCTCTACCGCGGCATGGACAGCAGGGAACGGCGTTGGCGCTCCATGGAAGCCATGGAAGCGGTGGGCGTGAGCGACCGCGCCCGCCACAAGCCCAACGAGATGTCGGGCGGACAGCGCCAGCGCGTGGCCATCGCCCGTGCGCTGGTCGGCGAACCGTCCATCATACTGGCGGACGAGCCAACCGGGAACCTGGACAGCGGGACCGGGGAGGAGATCATGGCGATTTTCGATCGGCTGAATGAAGAGGGGCATACGATCGTACTGGTGACGCACGAAGCGCACGTCGCCGGGCACTGCAGGCGGATCATCCGATTGCGCGATGGCGTGATTGAAGAGGATCGGTTGGTTGCTTGA